In Streptomyces chartreusis, the following proteins share a genomic window:
- a CDS encoding extracellular solute-binding protein, producing the protein MTPKAASSASSGPSRRSFLASTAVATAAVAGGMPLLAACGGSDSGSREGTTSGKDAKKILPTYVAGSVVTPDIPSKNGSSNGFTGKLDIADLKTSVAKKLGKGGKVTVMSPFWGSPPKGNNPYYTAMNDLTGVDVRWQNQDGNTYDQKLGAVLASSDVPDIVVVPGWNMGGKIPSAIISKFADLGPYLSGDEVKEYPNLAAIPTDAWQRSIFGGALRGLPMPASYVTNIVPLYRQDVFEKEGYQVPASTDEFLALAKDITNAKAKVWACGDMKWTAFNSFGVLSGSEKPLGWNLVDGKLVYRIETEEYLEALEWTRKLFAAGVVHPDFKLGKSQATDPSTKFAAGEFLIYNNDISSWYGLTASQATQNPDFKVSGMDIFGAGGSGPTPWAAQPAGIFAFINKNASEAVVRDALAVANVTAAPYGTKEYMLTNYGVEGTHYTLKDGVPVKTDQGNNEVLNAYVMVASPASTLAHPDFPDIAKAQVEWQQRMGALTKKSSFWGMQITEPARYTNLSNDFEQLEDDIVRGRKKIGDMQQAVSDWKSKGGDKLRDWYKKILDENGSAAN; encoded by the coding sequence ATGACGCCGAAAGCCGCCTCCTCCGCCTCCTCCGGACCGAGCCGGAGAAGCTTCCTCGCCTCCACGGCGGTCGCCACCGCGGCGGTGGCCGGCGGCATGCCGCTGCTCGCCGCCTGCGGCGGTTCGGACAGCGGTTCGCGTGAGGGGACCACCTCGGGCAAGGACGCGAAGAAGATCCTTCCGACGTACGTGGCCGGCAGCGTGGTGACGCCGGACATCCCGTCGAAGAACGGCTCCTCGAACGGCTTCACCGGCAAGCTGGACATCGCGGACCTGAAGACGTCGGTCGCGAAGAAGCTCGGCAAGGGCGGCAAGGTCACCGTCATGTCGCCGTTCTGGGGCTCCCCGCCGAAGGGGAACAACCCCTACTACACGGCGATGAACGACCTGACCGGCGTCGACGTCCGGTGGCAGAACCAGGACGGCAACACCTACGACCAGAAGCTCGGCGCGGTTCTCGCCTCCAGCGACGTACCCGACATCGTCGTTGTCCCCGGCTGGAACATGGGCGGCAAGATACCCAGCGCCATCATCAGCAAGTTCGCCGACCTCGGCCCCTACCTCTCCGGGGACGAGGTCAAGGAGTACCCCAACCTCGCGGCGATCCCGACGGACGCCTGGCAGCGCTCCATATTCGGCGGCGCGCTGCGCGGACTGCCGATGCCGGCGTCGTACGTCACCAACATCGTGCCCCTCTACCGTCAGGACGTCTTCGAGAAGGAGGGGTACCAGGTCCCCGCCTCCACCGACGAGTTCCTGGCGCTGGCGAAGGACATCACCAACGCCAAGGCCAAGGTGTGGGCCTGCGGCGACATGAAGTGGACCGCCTTCAACTCCTTCGGTGTGCTGTCCGGTTCGGAGAAGCCGCTCGGCTGGAACCTCGTCGACGGCAAGCTGGTCTACCGCATCGAGACCGAGGAGTACCTGGAGGCGCTGGAGTGGACGCGCAAGCTGTTCGCGGCCGGCGTCGTCCACCCCGACTTCAAGCTCGGCAAGAGCCAGGCCACCGACCCGTCGACCAAGTTCGCCGCCGGTGAGTTCCTGATCTACAACAACGACATCTCCAGCTGGTACGGCCTCACCGCCTCCCAGGCCACCCAGAACCCGGACTTCAAGGTCTCCGGCATGGACATCTTCGGCGCCGGCGGCAGCGGCCCCACCCCGTGGGCCGCACAGCCCGCCGGCATCTTCGCGTTCATCAACAAGAACGCCTCCGAGGCCGTGGTCCGCGACGCGCTGGCCGTCGCCAACGTGACGGCGGCGCCGTACGGCACCAAGGAGTACATGCTGACCAACTACGGCGTGGAGGGCACCCACTACACCCTCAAGGACGGCGTCCCGGTCAAGACCGACCAGGGCAACAACGAGGTCCTCAACGCCTACGTCATGGTCGCGAGCCCCGCCTCCACCCTCGCCCACCCCGACTTCCCGGACATCGCCAAGGCGCAGGTCGAGTGGCAGCAGCGGATGGGCGCGCTCACCAAGAAGTCGTCGTTCTGGGGCATGCAGATCACCGAGCCCGCCCGCTACACCAACCTCTCCAACGACTTCGAGCAGCTGGAGGACGACATCGTCCGCGGCCGCAAGAAGATCGGCGACATGCAGCAGGCCGTCTCCGACTGGAAGAGCAAGGGCGGCGACAAGCTCCGCGACTGGTACAAGAAGATCCTCGACGAGAACGGCAGCGCGGCCAACTGA
- a CDS encoding glycoside hydrolase family 3 C-terminal domain-containing protein, which produces MTAHTPHTPPFRDRRLPFAKRIDDLLSRLTLDEKIGFLHQFTPAVERLGIAAFRTGQEALHGVAWMGPATVFPQAVGLGATWNTDLVQRIGEAVSKETRAMRARDDRVGLNVWSPTVNLLRHPLWGRGEEGYSEDPGLTSAIATAYTRGLRGDHPTYWRTAPVLKHWLAHNNETGRDVTSSSVRPRVLNEYDLRAFRATVEAGATAGVMPAYNLVNGRPNHVSPYLREHLRTWTDQDLLVCSDAGAPSNLVDSEHYFDTHEEATAAALLAGVDSFTDHGTDSSPITARVRGALDRGLLTEADLDTAVRRQLSVRFRLGEFDPEYDPYALTGDFDTPAHRALAQDAAEQAVVLLKNSAGLLPLAPDTRLAVVGLLADECKLDWYSGTLIHRSTPLEGIYERFGAQRVEFAEGVDRVLLRTSAGAFLHVPEADAGDEVRGAGGALDPALLAGRTDLPALTAGPAGTELALVDWGEGVLTLRAPDGRYLSVAEDGRVRASADQPGGWVVQETFRLEPHANGHLLRHIGTGHHVSVAADGVRVAEAGPEVFELIVVERGEDAVARVAAQADVVLVVAGNDPHINGRETEDRTTLALPAHQERLLRAARAANPSTVLALVSAYPYAVDPAELPAVLWTSHGGQAAGTALARVLAGDVSPAGRLPQTWYADDADLPDLLDYDVIGGRQTYLYFEGTPLFPFGHGLSYASFSYAGLATRTADGSLHVTFAVTNTGDMTADEVAQVYFRAVDPTVPRPRRELLAHGRVRLEPGERRELAFEVPLSAFDFWDVARDGWRREPGAYEVLAGASSEDVRLRTTVVLDGEPAAPRPVLRRGLPAADFDEQSGVAIVDRTKSSGDAVTAAEGGSGELLYRDCDFGDGVTEVTVTVAGEGTVEVSPAGGAVSAVLTSKAAGSDPYDYRTLTARIVTEGVRDVRIGLRGPLRLAHVGFSG; this is translated from the coding sequence GTGACCGCACACACCCCGCACACGCCGCCTTTCCGCGATCGGCGACTGCCGTTCGCGAAGCGCATCGACGACCTTCTGTCGCGGCTCACGCTCGACGAGAAGATCGGATTCCTGCACCAGTTCACGCCCGCGGTCGAGCGCCTGGGCATCGCGGCCTTCCGCACCGGCCAGGAGGCGCTGCACGGTGTGGCGTGGATGGGCCCGGCCACCGTCTTCCCGCAGGCGGTGGGCCTCGGCGCGACCTGGAACACGGACCTCGTACAACGGATCGGCGAGGCCGTCTCCAAGGAGACCCGCGCCATGCGCGCCCGCGACGACCGCGTCGGCCTCAACGTCTGGTCCCCCACCGTCAACCTGCTGCGCCACCCCCTGTGGGGGCGTGGCGAGGAGGGCTACTCCGAGGATCCCGGCCTCACCTCCGCCATCGCCACCGCGTACACCCGCGGCCTGCGCGGCGACCATCCGACGTACTGGCGCACCGCGCCGGTGCTGAAGCACTGGCTGGCGCACAACAACGAGACGGGCCGCGACGTCACGTCCTCCTCGGTCCGCCCGCGCGTGCTCAACGAGTACGACCTGCGCGCCTTCCGCGCGACGGTCGAGGCGGGCGCCACGGCCGGGGTGATGCCGGCGTACAACCTGGTCAACGGCCGCCCCAACCATGTCTCGCCGTACTTGCGGGAGCACCTGCGCACCTGGACCGATCAGGACCTGCTGGTCTGCTCGGACGCGGGCGCGCCCTCCAACCTGGTCGACTCCGAGCACTACTTCGACACCCACGAGGAGGCCACGGCCGCGGCCCTGCTGGCCGGCGTCGACAGCTTCACCGACCACGGCACCGACAGCTCGCCGATCACCGCCCGGGTCCGCGGTGCCCTGGACCGGGGCCTGCTGACCGAGGCGGACCTCGACACGGCCGTCCGCCGTCAGCTCTCGGTCCGCTTCCGGCTCGGCGAGTTCGACCCCGAGTACGACCCGTACGCGCTCACCGGGGACTTCGATACCCCGGCGCACCGGGCCCTCGCCCAGGACGCCGCCGAGCAGGCGGTCGTGCTGCTGAAGAACAGCGCGGGCCTGCTGCCGCTCGCGCCCGACACCCGCCTCGCGGTGGTCGGCCTGCTCGCCGACGAGTGCAAGCTCGACTGGTACAGCGGCACGCTCATCCACCGCTCGACCCCGCTGGAGGGCATCTACGAGCGGTTCGGCGCGCAGCGCGTGGAGTTCGCGGAGGGCGTCGACCGCGTCCTGCTGAGGACCTCGGCCGGCGCCTTCCTGCACGTCCCCGAGGCGGACGCCGGCGACGAGGTGCGCGGCGCCGGGGGCGCGCTCGACCCGGCGCTGCTGGCGGGCCGCACCGACCTGCCGGCGCTGACCGCCGGCCCGGCCGGCACCGAACTCGCGCTGGTGGACTGGGGCGAGGGCGTGCTGACCCTGCGCGCGCCCGACGGGCGTTATCTCTCGGTCGCCGAGGACGGCCGGGTCCGCGCCTCCGCCGACCAGCCTGGCGGCTGGGTCGTCCAGGAGACGTTCCGCCTGGAACCGCACGCGAACGGACACCTCCTGAGGCACATCGGCACGGGTCACCACGTCTCAGTCGCCGCCGACGGGGTGCGGGTTGCCGAGGCCGGCCCGGAAGTCTTCGAGCTGATCGTGGTCGAGCGCGGCGAGGACGCGGTGGCCAGGGTCGCCGCGCAGGCCGACGTGGTCCTGGTCGTCGCGGGCAACGACCCGCACATCAACGGCCGCGAGACCGAGGACCGTACGACGCTCGCCCTCCCCGCCCATCAGGAGCGCCTGCTGCGCGCCGCCCGCGCCGCCAACCCGAGCACGGTCCTGGCGCTGGTGTCGGCGTACCCGTACGCGGTCGACCCCGCCGAACTCCCGGCGGTGCTCTGGACCTCCCACGGCGGCCAGGCGGCCGGCACCGCCCTGGCCCGGGTGCTGGCGGGCGACGTCTCCCCCGCCGGCCGTCTCCCGCAGACCTGGTACGCCGACGACGCCGACCTGCCGGACCTCCTCGACTACGACGTGATCGGCGGCCGCCAGACCTATCTGTACTTCGAGGGGACCCCGCTGTTCCCGTTCGGCCACGGCCTGTCGTACGCATCGTTCTCCTACGCCGGCCTCGCCACCCGCACGGCGGACGGCTCGCTGCACGTCACCTTCGCGGTCACGAACACCGGCGACATGACGGCCGACGAGGTGGCCCAGGTCTACTTCCGTGCCGTGGATCCGACGGTGCCACGCCCGCGCCGCGAGCTCCTTGCGCACGGCAGGGTGCGCCTGGAGCCGGGCGAGCGCAGGGAGCTGGCCTTCGAAGTCCCCTTGTCCGCCTTCGACTTCTGGGACGTGGCGCGGGACGGCTGGCGCCGCGAGCCGGGTGCGTACGAGGTGCTGGCCGGCGCCTCCAGCGAGGACGTCCGGCTGCGGACGACGGTGGTCCTGGACGGGGAGCCCGCGGCCCCGCGCCCCGTCCTCCGACGGGGCCTGCCGGCGGCCGACTTCGACGAGCAGAGCGGCGTCGCGATCGTCGACCGCACGAAGAGCTCGGGCGACGCGGTGACGGCGGCCGAGGGCGGCTCCGGTGAACTGCTGTACCGGGACTGCGACTTCGGCGACGGTGTCACCGAGGTGACGGTGACCGTGGCGGGCGAGGGCACGGTCGAGGTGTCGCCGGCCGGCGGCGCGGTGTCGGCCGTACTGACGTCGAAGGCGGCCGGGTCAGACCCGTACGACTACCGGACGCTCACCGCCCGGATCGTCACCGAGGGCGTCCGCGACGTCCGTATCGGACTGCGCGGCCCGCTGCGGCTCGCGCACGTCGGCTTCTCCGGTTGA
- a CDS encoding ABC transporter permease yields the protein MSHSTVPRSRTEAKTKTPREETPVVSGDATGPPGSGRSGKLGLKVRFRRDRVLLLMTLPAVVLVLLFNYVPILGNVVAFQDYDPYISDNGVVSILNSPFVGMENFQRIFEDSAFWNAVQNTLILFFLQLVLFFPIPVLLALLINSVVRPRIRAVSQAILYLPHFFSWVLVIAVFQQLFGGAGIFSQLLRQHGYDGLDFMTDPSTFPLLITAQSVWKDAGWGIIVFLAALASVPPDLYEAAAMDGANRWRRMWHVTLPALRPVIALLLVLRVGDALTVGFEQILLQRDMVGPGAAEVLDTFVWWNGVRNQDFGYAAAAGLVKGVVSLGLVLAANKVAHLMGEQGVYKK from the coding sequence GTGTCGCACAGCACGGTGCCTCGGAGCAGGACCGAGGCGAAGACCAAGACCCCGCGGGAGGAGACCCCGGTGGTGTCCGGCGACGCCACCGGTCCCCCGGGGAGCGGCCGGTCGGGGAAGCTGGGCCTGAAGGTCAGATTCCGGCGCGACCGGGTACTGCTCCTGATGACCCTGCCGGCCGTCGTGCTGGTCCTGCTCTTCAACTACGTACCGATCCTCGGCAACGTCGTCGCCTTCCAGGACTACGACCCCTACATCAGCGACAACGGCGTCGTCTCCATCCTGAACAGCCCCTTCGTGGGCATGGAGAACTTCCAGCGGATCTTCGAGGACTCGGCCTTCTGGAACGCCGTCCAGAACACGCTGATCCTGTTCTTCCTCCAGCTCGTGCTGTTCTTCCCGATCCCGGTCCTGCTCGCCCTGCTCATCAACAGCGTGGTCAGACCCCGGATACGGGCGGTCTCGCAGGCGATCCTCTATCTGCCGCACTTCTTCTCCTGGGTGCTGGTCATCGCCGTCTTCCAGCAACTGTTCGGCGGCGCCGGGATCTTCTCCCAGCTGCTGCGGCAACACGGCTACGACGGCCTCGACTTCATGACCGACCCGAGTACGTTCCCGCTGCTCATCACCGCGCAGAGCGTGTGGAAGGACGCCGGCTGGGGGATCATCGTCTTCCTCGCCGCGCTCGCCTCGGTGCCGCCCGACCTCTACGAGGCCGCCGCGATGGACGGCGCGAACCGCTGGCGCCGGATGTGGCACGTCACGCTTCCCGCGCTGCGCCCGGTGATCGCCCTGCTGCTGGTGCTGCGCGTCGGCGACGCGCTCACCGTCGGCTTCGAACAGATCCTGCTGCAAAGGGACATGGTCGGACCGGGCGCCGCGGAGGTCCTCGACACCTTCGTGTGGTGGAACGGAGTGCGCAACCAGGACTTCGGCTACGCGGCCGCCGCCGGCCTGGTCAAGGGCGTCGTCAGCCTCGGACTGGTCCTCGCCGCGAACAAGGTGGCCCATCTCATGGGCGAGCAGGGGGTGTACAAGAAGTGA
- a CDS encoding carbohydrate ABC transporter permease produces the protein MTAVIDKTVRGPGRWAAPPRPGWEEEPSRAGLAGKGLALTLACLGILFPLWIVVVTSLSSRKTIDEAGGLVMVPKDITFIAYKELLSGGQVTRAAVISVLVTLVGTLFSMAVSVLCAYGLSRTGSLGHRWILLTLLATMFFSAGLIPTYLLVQTLGLTDSYLALILPSAVSVFNILVLRGFFMGISQELIDSARIDGAGDLRILWQIVMPLSRAVIAVITLFYAVGYWSAWFNASLYLNDQDMMPLQNVMIQLVQKQEAPVGLGQAIKTGQLSGLAVQMAVMVMALLPVAVLSPFVQKHFKKGMLTGAVKG, from the coding sequence GTGACCGCCGTGATCGACAAGACGGTGCGCGGGCCCGGCCGTTGGGCGGCGCCGCCCCGGCCCGGCTGGGAGGAGGAGCCCTCCAGGGCCGGCCTCGCGGGCAAGGGGCTCGCGCTGACGCTGGCCTGCCTCGGGATCCTCTTCCCGCTGTGGATCGTCGTCGTGACGAGCCTGTCGTCGAGGAAGACGATCGACGAGGCCGGCGGTCTGGTGATGGTGCCGAAGGACATCACTTTCATCGCCTACAAGGAGCTGCTGAGCGGCGGGCAGGTCACACGCGCGGCCGTCATCAGCGTCCTGGTCACCCTCGTCGGCACGCTGTTCTCGATGGCCGTGTCCGTGCTGTGCGCGTACGGGCTGTCGCGGACCGGGTCGCTGGGTCACCGCTGGATCCTGCTGACCCTGCTGGCGACGATGTTCTTCAGCGCCGGGCTCATCCCGACGTATCTGCTGGTGCAGACCCTCGGGCTGACGGACTCCTATCTCGCGCTGATCCTGCCGAGTGCGGTGAGCGTGTTCAACATCCTGGTGCTGCGCGGGTTCTTCATGGGGATCTCGCAGGAGCTCATCGACAGTGCGCGCATCGACGGTGCCGGGGATCTGCGGATCCTCTGGCAGATCGTCATGCCGTTGTCGCGGGCCGTCATCGCGGTGATCACGCTGTTCTACGCGGTGGGGTACTGGAGCGCCTGGTTCAACGCCTCGCTGTACCTGAACGACCAGGACATGATGCCGCTCCAGAACGTCATGATCCAGCTCGTGCAGAAGCAGGAGGCGCCGGTCGGCCTTGGACAGGCCATCAAGACGGGGCAGCTGTCGGGGCTGGCCGTGCAGATGGCCGTGATGGTGATGGCGTTGCTGCCAGTTGCCGTGCTTTCTCCCTTTGTCCAGA